A region from the Euryarchaeota archaeon genome encodes:
- a CDS encoding carboxypeptidase regulatory-like domain-containing protein produces MSKTVLLIAFFVLGMSVPAAPGALQNALAQTIVSHEEGFVVDGVTLAPITGALVTFYKTDPTTGASQPAGTGTTDAAGKYYVLLSADNYRRVVSAQGYQESAYPGQYGQTSAHQHDIELVSAAAGSELRGKLYDATSGSPLENVSVDIHGTRHRDFKTNFSATSEYVVRLPGPDDYVVRFSKPSFVDFGLEYTVAEAGSSGVQSIPLMPRSEPWGWVSVSVYTVSGDRPVGVDVTFSSKDRSWSFVAPTGSSGTVSAVAFEGAIAAEVADPRYGDGSASGNVVAGSNNGLKIVLGGSGSGEKARVEGRVIDEAGNVVGGAAVRLNNEYVYYAATEGKAAEPVASSPDSPASTSVMRAYPCCDYEYQETTTDSDGTFGFSTYAGNKRISVEARGFGYANRLVTVSGGETARADFTLEKVPGYTVKVTGAVIDANTGKPVSGASVNVENVEWSRYNYTTTDPQGRFMVMTMPGYTNVVVRVDQYCCVVYASEGTAEGSGGSSSGSGGTASDPVASNSTESSTAGPAVASPLVPSRDSKGPEYYTYVTSFESNDGDTVTLDIKLKPKPEPDSKIIGYVVDSKTNQAIPGAYVYVQNEDTGDWGYASTDENGSFIFTVRAGHHLVGASAEGHFQRMVAVDVGSKDVQRVDLILVAGEQKYAPYEEHYYKCPPDADCAAPMMEASDSQAPSSYSTGGSQASSVGRSTAFAGNDGQASYSGKGGLPKYGEKIDLDELREKCTAGILECRSVPGPEIALVAVGVLGAVAVLRSRRK; encoded by the coding sequence TTGTCAAAGACCGTGTTGTTGATCGCTTTCTTCGTCCTTGGAATGTCGGTGCCTGCCGCCCCCGGAGCGCTGCAGAACGCGTTGGCGCAGACAATCGTGAGCCACGAGGAGGGCTTCGTCGTGGACGGCGTGACGCTGGCGCCGATCACCGGCGCTCTCGTGACCTTCTACAAGACCGATCCCACGACCGGCGCCTCGCAGCCCGCCGGCACGGGCACGACCGATGCCGCCGGGAAGTATTACGTCCTCCTTTCTGCGGACAATTACCGCCGCGTCGTCTCGGCGCAAGGCTACCAGGAGTCGGCGTATCCGGGCCAATACGGCCAGACCTCGGCCCACCAACACGACATCGAACTCGTCTCCGCGGCCGCCGGATCTGAACTGCGGGGAAAGCTCTACGACGCGACTTCCGGTTCGCCGCTTGAGAACGTCTCCGTGGACATCCATGGCACGCGCCATCGGGATTTCAAGACCAATTTTTCCGCTACCTCCGAGTACGTTGTTAGGCTTCCCGGCCCGGACGATTACGTTGTTCGTTTCTCGAAGCCTTCCTTCGTCGACTTCGGCCTCGAATACACGGTCGCCGAAGCCGGTTCCAGCGGCGTACAGAGCATCCCGCTCATGCCACGTTCCGAACCGTGGGGTTGGGTGTCCGTCAGCGTCTACACGGTATCCGGTGACCGGCCCGTCGGCGTCGATGTCACTTTCAGCTCCAAGGACCGATCATGGTCCTTCGTCGCCCCCACGGGCTCGTCGGGGACGGTTTCGGCCGTAGCCTTCGAAGGCGCAATAGCAGCTGAAGTCGCCGACCCGCGATACGGCGACGGGTCCGCTTCCGGAAACGTCGTCGCCGGATCAAACAATGGACTCAAGATCGTCCTCGGCGGTTCGGGAAGCGGCGAGAAGGCGCGCGTGGAAGGCCGCGTCATCGACGAAGCTGGAAACGTCGTCGGCGGTGCGGCGGTGCGTCTCAACAACGAATACGTCTACTACGCGGCGACGGAAGGAAAGGCCGCCGAGCCGGTGGCGTCCTCGCCCGATTCGCCCGCGTCCACCTCCGTCATGCGCGCTTACCCCTGTTGCGATTACGAGTACCAGGAGACGACGACGGACTCCGACGGGACCTTCGGCTTCTCGACCTACGCCGGAAACAAGCGCATCTCGGTCGAGGCGCGCGGTTTCGGATACGCGAACCGCCTCGTTACCGTCTCCGGCGGCGAGACCGCGCGGGCCGATTTCACGCTCGAAAAAGTCCCAGGCTACACGGTGAAGGTCACCGGGGCCGTAATCGACGCTAACACCGGCAAGCCAGTGAGCGGTGCGTCCGTCAACGTGGAGAACGTCGAGTGGTCGCGCTACAACTACACGACGACCGATCCGCAGGGCCGCTTCATGGTGATGACGATGCCCGGTTACACGAACGTCGTGGTCCGGGTCGACCAGTACTGCTGCGTTGTGTACGCCTCCGAGGGAACCGCTGAAGGATCGGGCGGCTCGAGTTCGGGAAGCGGCGGCACCGCCTCCGATCCGGTGGCGTCGAACAGCACCGAATCGAGCACGGCGGGACCCGCCGTGGCAAGTCCATTGGTGCCATCCCGCGATTCGAAAGGGCCCGAATACTACACCTACGTCACGTCCTTCGAGTCAAACGACGGCGACACTGTGACCCTCGACATCAAGCTCAAGCCAAAACCCGAGCCCGATTCGAAGATAATCGGCTACGTCGTAGACTCGAAGACGAACCAGGCCATCCCCGGTGCCTACGTATACGTCCAGAACGAGGACACGGGCGACTGGGGCTACGCTAGCACCGACGAGAACGGCTCGTTCATCTTCACGGTGAGGGCGGGCCACCATCTCGTCGGAGCGAGCGCTGAAGGGCATTTCCAACGCATGGTCGCCGTCGACGTCGGATCAAAGGACGTCCAGCGCGTGGATCTCATACTCGTCGCCGGCGAGCAGAAGTACGCGCCCTACGAGGAGCACTACTACAAGTGCCCGCCCGACGCCGATTGTGCGGCGCCGATGATGGAAGCGAGCGATTCGCAAGCACCTTCCTCGTACTCTACGGGAGGGTCGCAGGCGTCGTCCGTCGGAAGGTCCACCGCCTTCGCCGGTAACGATGGCCAGGCGTCCTACAGCGGCAAGGGCGGCCTGCCGAAGTACGGCGAGAAGATCGACCTCGATGAATTGCGGGAGAAGTGCACGGCAGGGATACTCGAGTGCAGGTCCGTCCCGGGCCCGGAGATCGCCCTCGTCGCTGTCGGCGTCTTGGGCGCGGTGGCAGTGCTACGATCAAGGAGGAAGTGA
- a CDS encoding formate--tetrahydrofolate ligase, whose product MECHEGALGDPPLRPIREVAHAIGLKDDELELYGDHKAKVSLSSLDRLRDRPEGSLVLVTAMTPTQFGEGKTTTSIGLSMALNAIGHTSVVSLREPSLGPVFGIKGGATGGGMSSVRPSADINLHFTGDKHAVTAAHNLLAAMVDAHMHNGNELRIDQTQLSYRRAIDMNDRALREIVIGLGGKSHGIPRQDGFIITAASEVMAILCLAEGVSDLKARLDRIIVGTDHSGGAVHAGDLRASGAMAVLLKDALRPNLVQTSEGTAALVHGGPFANIAHGTSSVTAARLARRLAEFTVTEAGFGADLGAEKFIHIFARDRGLEPTCAVMVATVRALKAHGGLDGEALQREDLQALQVGLANLDKHLENVRQFGLNPVVAVNRFPFDTEAELNAVLAHCAALNVPAALAEFYTKGSAGGLELAKLVADAATRPTKVHYMYSNREDVKSKIEAVATRIYGAATVEYDYKAEQSIRVINKLGLAHLPICIAKTQYSLSDDPKLKGRPKGWTLNIRDLYPSAGAGFLVVMAGDVVRMPGLGKSPAAQNMDLLADGTVTGLM is encoded by the coding sequence GTGGAATGCCATGAAGGCGCCTTGGGTGATCCGCCGCTGAGACCGATCAGGGAAGTCGCCCACGCGATCGGACTGAAAGACGATGAACTAGAGCTCTACGGCGACCACAAAGCGAAGGTCTCGCTTTCGAGCCTTGATCGGTTGAGGGACCGCCCCGAGGGAAGCCTGGTCCTCGTCACGGCGATGACGCCGACCCAGTTCGGGGAAGGGAAGACCACGACGAGCATCGGCCTCTCGATGGCCTTGAACGCCATCGGCCACACTTCCGTCGTGAGCCTGCGGGAGCCGTCCCTCGGGCCCGTGTTCGGGATAAAGGGCGGCGCCACTGGCGGCGGCATGTCAAGCGTCCGACCGAGCGCCGACATCAACCTGCACTTCACGGGGGACAAGCACGCGGTGACGGCCGCGCACAACCTCTTGGCGGCGATGGTCGATGCGCACATGCACAACGGGAACGAACTCCGGATCGACCAGACGCAACTATCGTACCGGCGCGCGATCGACATGAACGACCGGGCGCTCCGGGAGATCGTCATCGGGCTCGGCGGGAAGTCCCACGGCATCCCGCGCCAAGACGGATTCATAATCACCGCCGCTAGCGAGGTCATGGCGATACTGTGCCTCGCCGAGGGCGTATCCGACCTCAAAGCGAGACTCGACCGCATCATCGTCGGCACCGACCATTCGGGCGGCGCCGTCCACGCGGGCGACCTAAGGGCCTCGGGCGCCATGGCGGTCCTTCTAAAGGACGCGCTTCGCCCGAACCTCGTCCAGACGAGCGAAGGCACGGCGGCCTTGGTCCATGGCGGGCCTTTCGCGAACATCGCCCACGGCACGAGCAGCGTCACGGCCGCGAGGCTCGCAAGAAGGCTCGCCGAGTTCACCGTGACGGAGGCGGGGTTCGGCGCGGATCTCGGGGCGGAGAAGTTCATCCACATCTTCGCAAGGGATCGCGGGCTCGAACCGACGTGCGCGGTGATGGTCGCGACGGTGAGAGCGCTCAAAGCGCACGGTGGCCTGGATGGGGAGGCGCTCCAGCGCGAGGACTTGCAAGCGTTGCAGGTGGGCCTCGCGAACCTCGACAAACACTTGGAGAACGTCCGCCAGTTCGGCCTCAACCCGGTCGTCGCGGTGAACCGGTTCCCATTCGACACGGAAGCCGAGCTCAATGCCGTCCTCGCCCATTGCGCAGCCCTGAACGTTCCGGCCGCGCTTGCCGAGTTCTACACGAAAGGCAGCGCCGGTGGACTTGAGCTTGCAAAGTTGGTCGCGGACGCAGCGACGCGACCCACGAAGGTCCACTACATGTACAGCAACCGGGAGGACGTGAAATCGAAGATCGAGGCCGTCGCGACGCGAATCTACGGCGCGGCGACGGTCGAATACGATTACAAGGCCGAGCAATCAATACGTGTAATCAACAAGCTAGGCCTCGCGCACCTCCCAATCTGCATCGCGAAGACGCAGTACAGCCTCAGCGACGACCCGAAGCTCAAAGGCCGGCCCAAGGGGTGGACACTGAACATCAGGGACCTCTACCCGTCGGCCGGAGCGGGCTTTCTCGTCGTGATGGCGGGCGACGTCGTGAGGATGCCGGGGCTTGGAAAATCCCCGGCGGCGCAGAACATGGATCTCCTCGCGGATGGAACGGTTACGGGACTCATGTGA
- a CDS encoding protein-L-isoaspartate(D-aspartate) O-methyltransferase: protein MEILEDRERRKALVESLRSRGHLRSEAVADAMLRVERHRFLPPSLASQAYDDKPLEIGEGQTISAPHMVVIMAEAAKVAPGQRLLEIGGGSGYMAAILSDLAYPAGKVYTVEKSEPLARTLLDTVTRLGLRPGVEVYMGDGSQGISEKAPFDRIIVSCAAAKIPPELENQLAPGGILLVPLGGHGGQKLIRITFANGKRKTEDLGGCMFVPMVWGGRAPMRMG, encoded by the coding sequence GTGGAGATTCTTGAGGACCGGGAACGCCGGAAGGCCCTCGTCGAATCCCTCAGAAGTCGGGGGCATCTTCGTTCCGAAGCCGTGGCCGATGCGATGCTACGCGTCGAGCGGCACAGGTTCCTTCCGCCTTCCCTAGCGTCCCAGGCGTACGACGACAAGCCGCTGGAGATCGGCGAAGGCCAGACGATATCCGCTCCCCACATGGTCGTGATAATGGCGGAGGCCGCGAAGGTGGCGCCGGGGCAGAGACTCCTGGAGATCGGCGGCGGCTCCGGCTACATGGCGGCAATACTCAGCGATCTCGCCTACCCCGCGGGGAAGGTATACACGGTCGAGAAGTCCGAACCCCTGGCGCGCACCCTTCTCGACACCGTTACGCGCCTTGGCCTAAGGCCCGGCGTCGAGGTCTACATGGGCGATGGGAGCCAGGGGATATCCGAAAAGGCTCCGTTCGATCGCATCATCGTGTCATGCGCGGCCGCGAAGATACCGCCCGAACTCGAAAACCAGCTCGCGCCCGGCGGGATACTTCTCGTGCCCCTCGGAGGACACGGCGGCCAGAAGCTCATCCGCATCACCTTCGCCAACGGAAAAAGGAAGACGGAGGACCTCGGAGGATGCATGTTCGTGCCCATGGTGTGGGGAGGACGGGCGCCGATGCGCATGGGTTGA
- a CDS encoding flap endonuclease-1, which yields MGVDLSGIVEFRPVKLEELSNRVVAIDAFNSLYQFLASIRGPDGTPLKDSHGRVTSHLSGLFYRTANLVENGIKPVYVFDGPAHPLKARTLAERKARKVKAAAEMEEALAAGDLERARSKAAQTSVLSRDMSAEARTLLAAMGVPVVEAPGEGEALAANLAKDGLAWTAASQDYDSLLCGAPRLLRNLTLSGRRKLPGRQAWTDVSPEIVEAAPLLKALGVTREQLIDVALLCGTDFNEGVHGYGAKKALKAVTQGKNVTDLLKGDIEKETVQEIRAIFLSPQEWDKTTFEWKAVDEAKVVDILVNEHAFNEERVRGTVGKMTAAAGKKPQKSLDAFFS from the coding sequence ATGGGCGTCGACCTCTCCGGCATCGTCGAGTTCCGGCCCGTGAAACTCGAAGAACTCTCAAACCGCGTCGTGGCCATAGACGCATTCAACTCCCTCTACCAATTCCTCGCCTCCATCCGCGGCCCCGACGGGACCCCGCTCAAGGATTCCCACGGCCGCGTGACAAGCCATCTTTCAGGCCTGTTCTACCGCACCGCGAACCTCGTTGAGAACGGCATCAAACCGGTCTACGTGTTCGACGGGCCGGCGCACCCGTTGAAAGCGCGCACCCTCGCCGAGCGCAAGGCCCGCAAGGTGAAAGCCGCGGCCGAGATGGAGGAAGCGCTCGCGGCCGGCGACCTCGAAAGGGCGCGAAGCAAGGCGGCGCAGACCTCGGTCCTGTCGCGCGACATGTCGGCGGAGGCGCGAACACTTCTAGCCGCGATGGGGGTCCCCGTCGTCGAAGCACCAGGCGAGGGCGAAGCGCTCGCGGCAAACCTTGCCAAGGACGGTCTTGCCTGGACGGCGGCGTCGCAAGACTACGATTCCCTCCTGTGCGGCGCCCCTCGGCTCCTTCGGAACCTGACGCTTTCAGGCAGGCGGAAACTCCCCGGCCGCCAAGCATGGACCGACGTGTCGCCGGAGATCGTCGAGGCCGCGCCCCTACTCAAGGCACTCGGGGTGACCAGGGAACAACTCATCGACGTCGCCCTCCTATGCGGGACCGACTTCAACGAAGGTGTGCACGGCTACGGCGCAAAGAAGGCGTTGAAAGCGGTCACACAAGGTAAGAACGTGACCGACCTACTGAAGGGCGACATAGAGAAGGAGACGGTGCAAGAGATCCGGGCCATATTCCTGTCCCCACAAGAGTGGGACAAGACCACGTTCGAATGGAAGGCCGTGGACGAGGCGAAGGTCGTAGACATACTCGTGAACGAGCACGCGTTCAACGAGGAGAGGGTGAGGGGGACGGTTGGAAAAATGACCGCGGCCGCAGGGAAGAAGCCTCAAAAGAGCCTTGACGCGTTTTTCAGCTGA
- a CDS encoding carbonic anhydrase: MESDWDPADKGLATPPAMKLAVLACMDTRHNVEKVLGLRHGDAKVIRNAGNVLDDGTLRSLVVAVHLLGVRTVAILGHTKCGMTLVGHGEFRIAKSIATTTDVPLHEVMRPDFQRWLGGFADAEANVLCSVQLVRSHPLMPKGLEVIGLLYDNETGRVCAVDP; this comes from the coding sequence GTGGAGTCCGATTGGGACCCCGCGGACAAGGGGCTCGCAACGCCTCCCGCGATGAAGCTCGCCGTCCTCGCCTGCATGGACACCCGCCATAACGTGGAAAAGGTGCTCGGCCTGAGGCACGGCGATGCAAAGGTCATCCGAAACGCCGGCAACGTGCTTGACGACGGCACCCTTCGCTCGCTGGTCGTGGCCGTGCACCTTCTGGGTGTCCGCACCGTCGCTATCCTCGGGCACACAAAGTGCGGAATGACGCTCGTCGGCCATGGGGAGTTCCGGATCGCCAAGAGCATCGCCACGACGACCGACGTCCCGCTGCACGAGGTCATGCGTCCCGACTTTCAGCGGTGGCTTGGCGGGTTCGCGGACGCCGAAGCGAACGTGCTATGCAGCGTCCAGCTCGTCCGCAGCCACCCATTGATGCCGAAGGGCCTCGAAGTCATTGGACTTCTCTACGACAACGAGACCGGACGCGTGTGCGCCGTCGATCCTTGA
- a CDS encoding sodium:calcium antiporter, whose product MRLHWPPLAALDGPALGMLDKLWPFPAVISATFLIAWATEVASFFVSRGMALAVLALLQVLPEFAVEAVIAKNAALDPSQLVYVTANFTGANRILVGLALPLVFFLTVMRARKTGGNAREMRLDAENSVEIVFLLIPSLYSLVFFFQHTITLLDTVVLVAIYVTYLWVLRRIPPVGEEEKEHLRGVPKHVMGQSRRFQKTFALTSLFVGGLLLLLAVEPFYHNMLEFAVILGLSAYVLVQWIAPLLSESPEFITATYWSRTGRGKVAFVNLLSAKINQWTLLIAMIPLVFQGTSILAGKGFQLMAFDAHQNVEILLTAAQGLFAVACLMKMRFIWWEGALLFTLWFIQLLDPVLDPYLLGIVPSVLGTGAPVREWVTVIYFGLIGLELALFRREWTAIATFRKVWKNPEKAHEL is encoded by the coding sequence ATGAGGTTACATTGGCCCCCCCTCGCGGCCCTCGACGGTCCCGCCCTAGGCATGCTCGACAAACTCTGGCCGTTCCCAGCCGTGATAAGCGCGACGTTCCTCATCGCCTGGGCCACAGAAGTCGCCTCGTTCTTCGTCTCCCGCGGCATGGCGTTGGCCGTCCTGGCCCTCTTGCAGGTGCTCCCTGAATTCGCGGTCGAGGCCGTCATCGCCAAGAACGCTGCCCTCGACCCGTCGCAACTCGTATACGTGACGGCGAACTTCACGGGAGCGAACAGGATCCTTGTCGGTCTCGCGCTGCCGCTCGTGTTCTTCCTCACGGTGATGCGGGCGCGCAAGACCGGCGGAAACGCCCGCGAGATGCGGTTAGATGCGGAGAACAGCGTAGAGATTGTCTTCCTCCTCATCCCGTCCCTCTATTCGCTGGTCTTCTTCTTCCAGCACACGATCACCCTTCTCGACACGGTGGTCCTTGTGGCGATCTACGTGACCTACCTCTGGGTCTTGCGCCGCATCCCGCCCGTCGGCGAGGAGGAGAAAGAACACCTCCGGGGAGTACCGAAACACGTCATGGGCCAGTCGCGCCGGTTCCAGAAGACCTTCGCCCTCACGTCGCTTTTCGTCGGGGGGCTGTTGCTTCTCCTGGCCGTCGAGCCGTTCTACCACAACATGCTGGAGTTCGCCGTCATTTTGGGCCTGTCGGCGTACGTCCTGGTACAGTGGATCGCCCCGCTCCTCTCCGAATCCCCCGAGTTCATCACCGCCACCTACTGGAGCAGGACCGGGCGCGGAAAAGTCGCCTTCGTGAACCTGCTTTCCGCAAAGATCAACCAGTGGACGCTCCTCATCGCCATGATCCCACTCGTGTTCCAAGGCACGAGCATCCTCGCCGGAAAGGGCTTTCAACTCATGGCCTTTGACGCCCACCAGAACGTAGAGATATTGCTCACCGCGGCCCAGGGCCTCTTCGCCGTCGCCTGCCTCATGAAGATGCGCTTCATCTGGTGGGAAGGCGCGCTGCTCTTCACGCTATGGTTCATACAGCTTCTTGACCCCGTGCTCGACCCGTACCTCTTGGGGATCGTGCCGTCGGTCTTGGGCACTGGAGCGCCTGTCCGCGAATGGGTGACCGTGATCTATTTCGGCCTCATCGGCCTGGAGCTTGCGTTGTTCCGACGCGAGTGGACGGCAATCGCGACTTTCCGAAAGGTGTGGAAGAACCCGGAGAAGGCCCACGAACTCTGA
- a CDS encoding AAA family ATPase, translating to MSKEDKRGEKRTGRVADSISEATGDPRVRNMSDEELAAYVKENFSEREAELSRLERQMKAQTTEVSELQAVVKAYEDKFNQIKEPPLLSGYVLRLHGDDLGQREVSVANGTQVLKVNTGNLEKNDLEQGQYVWLHPKTFAIIAGSQHHEQGIVGKVVEVMGGKIVISLGDGFEKKVVELDPAVAEDIKIGYEVSLLPPTLEILEVRPSSEIRDLFLGEKPNVRYAQIGGLEEVLERIRDVVELPYKEPELFKKIRLKAPRGVLLYGPPGCGKTLIGKAVATENDFTFFNVKVADILSKWVGESENMIKAIFRKARENAPSIIFFDEFDALGTTRGQQDTAGVHKNIIAQILSEMDGIVALNDVYVFGATNRPDMIDPALLRPGRFDEVIELPRPNRQGARAILDIYLAPDLPLQKAYVDQFGSKEKALEALKEKVISELYDEDKWIEWKLDVEAKENVKTIKRKDIVSGALIESIVTTGKKNYVKRVLQYPKGSPQRDAEGLAPEDLVKAAEEESKEHALVESSVYQKRQRERARFRPEGVEVM from the coding sequence ATGAGCAAGGAAGACAAGCGTGGGGAGAAACGGACTGGCAGAGTGGCAGACAGCATCAGCGAGGCGACCGGGGACCCCCGCGTGCGGAACATGAGCGACGAAGAACTCGCCGCATACGTCAAGGAGAACTTCTCGGAGCGGGAAGCAGAACTCTCGCGCCTTGAACGCCAGATGAAGGCCCAGACGACCGAGGTCTCCGAACTGCAGGCCGTCGTGAAGGCCTACGAGGACAAGTTCAACCAGATCAAGGAGCCACCACTTCTTTCGGGCTACGTGCTGCGCCTACACGGCGACGACCTGGGACAACGCGAGGTCTCCGTGGCGAACGGCACCCAAGTGCTCAAGGTCAACACCGGAAACCTCGAAAAAAACGACTTGGAGCAGGGCCAGTACGTGTGGCTCCACCCGAAGACGTTCGCGATCATCGCGGGAAGCCAGCATCACGAGCAGGGGATCGTCGGGAAAGTCGTCGAAGTGATGGGCGGGAAGATCGTCATCAGCCTCGGCGACGGGTTCGAGAAGAAGGTCGTCGAACTCGACCCCGCGGTCGCAGAGGACATCAAGATCGGCTACGAGGTGTCGCTTCTCCCGCCCACCCTTGAGATACTCGAGGTGCGGCCGTCCTCGGAGATCCGCGACCTGTTCCTCGGCGAAAAACCGAACGTGCGCTATGCGCAGATAGGCGGCCTCGAAGAGGTCCTCGAACGCATCCGCGACGTCGTCGAACTCCCGTACAAGGAACCGGAGCTATTCAAGAAGATCCGTTTGAAGGCGCCACGAGGGGTCCTCCTCTACGGTCCGCCCGGGTGCGGAAAGACGCTCATCGGGAAGGCCGTCGCCACCGAGAACGATTTCACTTTCTTCAACGTGAAAGTCGCCGACATCCTCTCGAAATGGGTCGGCGAATCGGAGAACATGATCAAGGCCATCTTCAGGAAGGCCCGTGAGAACGCGCCGAGCATCATCTTCTTCGACGAGTTCGACGCCCTCGGGACGACCCGGGGCCAACAGGACACGGCTGGTGTGCACAAGAACATCATCGCGCAGATACTCTCCGAGATGGACGGCATCGTCGCTTTGAACGACGTCTACGTCTTCGGGGCGACGAACCGGCCGGACATGATAGACCCGGCGCTTCTACGCCCCGGCCGCTTCGACGAGGTCATAGAGCTACCGAGGCCGAACCGCCAAGGTGCCCGGGCAATACTAGACATCTACCTCGCCCCCGACCTGCCACTCCAGAAGGCCTACGTGGACCAGTTCGGAAGCAAGGAGAAGGCTCTCGAAGCCCTCAAGGAAAAGGTCATCTCCGAACTCTACGACGAAGACAAGTGGATCGAGTGGAAACTCGACGTGGAAGCAAAAGAGAACGTGAAGACGATCAAGAGGAAGGACATCGTCTCGGGCGCACTCATCGAATCCATCGTGACGACGGGCAAGAAGAACTACGTGAAACGCGTGCTCCAATACCCGAAAGGAAGCCCACAGCGCGACGCGGAGGGCCTCGCCCCCGAGGACCTGGTGAAGGCCGCTGAAGAGGAGTCGAAGGAGCACGCGCTCGTCGAGTCCTCGGTCTACCAGAAGCGCCAAAGGGAGCGCGCAAGGTTCAGGCCTGAAGGCGTCGAAGTGATGTAA
- a CDS encoding winged helix-turn-helix transcriptional regulator, translating to MFTTIFGDTPNARILGFLKDHAEFDYTISEIARNSDVSRPTTYKVVDEFVKNGILIETRKVGISSFYKLNLGHNAVKYFMDMDEGVLAPSPGGKQRRRLPQDRSRGQSR from the coding sequence ATGTTTACAACCATCTTCGGCGACACCCCGAACGCGCGTATCCTTGGGTTCCTCAAGGACCACGCCGAGTTCGACTACACGATCTCGGAGATTGCCCGTAACTCGGACGTGTCCCGCCCGACGACCTACAAGGTCGTCGACGAGTTCGTGAAGAACGGGATCCTCATCGAGACGAGGAAGGTCGGCATCAGCTCGTTTTACAAGCTCAATCTCGGGCATAACGCCGTGAAGTACTTCATGGACATGGACGAGGGGGTGCTCGCCCCTTCGCCGGGCGGCAAACAGCGTCGTCGACTCCCACAGGACAGGTCGCGGGGGCAGTCACGCTGA
- a CDS encoding proteasome accessory factor PafA2 family protein: MRPMIQGSEHEYTLYSQKMNPIGVDPHRLALEILRGSDLALQGEYLKDGARAYFDVGHLEISTPEVDNFMDLVRWEKAGEKIVDLLRLKLESDHGVKINAYKNNTDPDGVSYGSHENYCVSRQLAFPDTFIKKLAPHLISRIIYCGSGDIIEQKYVLSPCAYLTSQMVSGGNLYNTGVLHTRDEPHADPSRFRRLHVIIGDALMSEVSIMLRSFTTSMVLRGMEEGRFEDAPEFAEPLRDLWKMVETLDPLKWKFEMKDGKSQSPMDVQRYYMRHVEDMIDTQEEKEAFALWEWVLEKLEKGAMKDLARKVEWAARLYEVERQIVLKGRAENVELAAVKQYSELNEGRSLYYKLQNEGKIDRVITDKEIKFAINNPPPNTRAAARVKILDEYEAASVDWAEIRIMTEDGGSETIELPDPYSTKVPI; encoded by the coding sequence ATGAGGCCGATGATCCAGGGTTCGGAGCACGAATACACGCTCTACAGCCAGAAGATGAACCCGATCGGTGTCGACCCGCACAGGTTGGCCCTTGAGATACTCCGGGGCTCCGACCTAGCGCTTCAAGGGGAATACCTGAAGGACGGTGCTCGCGCGTATTTCGACGTCGGCCACTTGGAGATCTCGACTCCGGAGGTCGACAATTTCATGGACCTCGTGCGATGGGAGAAGGCCGGTGAGAAGATCGTCGACCTCCTTCGTTTGAAACTCGAGAGCGACCACGGCGTCAAGATCAACGCGTACAAGAACAACACCGACCCGGACGGCGTCTCCTATGGGAGCCACGAGAACTACTGTGTCTCCCGTCAGTTGGCCTTCCCGGACACTTTCATCAAGAAGCTCGCCCCCCACCTCATCTCGCGGATAATCTACTGCGGGTCGGGCGACATCATCGAGCAGAAGTACGTGCTCTCGCCGTGCGCATACCTCACGAGCCAGATGGTCTCCGGAGGCAACCTCTACAACACCGGGGTGCTGCACACGCGCGACGAGCCCCACGCAGACCCGTCCCGCTTCAGGCGCCTCCACGTGATAATCGGCGACGCGTTGATGAGCGAGGTCTCCATCATGCTTCGCTCCTTCACGACCAGCATGGTGCTTCGCGGTATGGAAGAGGGCCGTTTCGAGGACGCCCCCGAATTCGCGGAGCCGCTACGTGACCTTTGGAAGATGGTGGAGACACTCGACCCTCTGAAGTGGAAGTTCGAGATGAAGGACGGCAAGAGCCAGTCTCCGATGGACGTGCAGCGCTATTATATGCGCCACGTGGAGGACATGATAGATACGCAGGAGGAGAAGGAGGCCTTCGCGCTCTGGGAATGGGTCCTTGAGAAACTCGAGAAGGGGGCGATGAAGGACCTCGCCCGCAAAGTGGAGTGGGCGGCGCGCCTTTACGAGGTGGAGCGCCAGATCGTTCTCAAGGGACGCGCGGAGAACGTGGAACTCGCCGCCGTGAAACAGTACTCGGAACTGAACGAAGGCCGCAGCCTCTACTATAAGCTGCAGAACGAAGGGAAGATCGACCGCGTCATCACGGACAAGGAGATCAAGTTCGCGATAAACAACCCGCCTCCGAACACCAGAGCCGCCGCGAGGGTCAAGATCCTCGACGAGTACGAGGCGGCGAGCGTCGATTGGGCCGAGATACGGATCATGACGGAGGACGGCGGTTCGGAGACGATAGAGCTCCCGGACCCGTACTCGACGAAGGTGCCCATATGA